CGCTTGTGGTTTTAAAGGTGATGTTGTGCTCTTTTAAGATTTCGATATCCTTATCAAAGCCCTTGCTAGGTCCTAAAATGCCAATGAACTGAACCTCTTTGCCATACTCTTTTTCAAGTGCGTTTAGATCAGGGATCGCAGCCTTGCAAACTCCGCAGTCCGTGCCAAAGAAAAATAGCATATATGGCTTATCGCCAATCTTTAGGCGCTTTTCGGTTGGAAAAAACTGCGTATCGATGCCACTTGAGTCATTTAGCGTGATGTGGTGCTTCTCATACTGCTTGACGCAGCCCAAAACTAGGGCTGAGACTAGACATAAAAGTAAAAATTTATATCGCATTTGGCACCTTTGGATTTTCGATAGTGCGGATATTCTCTAGTTTGCCGTGTCTTAGATAGACGATCTTATCGCCATACTCGCCTAGATCTGGGTTGTGAGTGACTAGAAGTATCGTCTTGCCCTCTTTTCTTAGCTTACAAAATAGATCAAGTATGATCCTCTCATTTGCCTCGTCAAGGTTACCAGTTGGCTCGTCTGCTATTAAAATTTCAGGGTCGTTTATGAGCGAGCGCGCGATACAAAGGCGTTGTTGCTCGCCACCACTTAGCTGACTTGGTCTGTGCGTTAGCCTGTGAGAGAGACCAACTGCCTCAAGCGCCTTTTTAGCATCCTCTTCATCAACTGAGCTATGATAATACTGCGCTATCATCACGTTTTCAAGCGCGCTAAGATATGGCACTAGGTGAAACTGCTGAAAGACAAGCCCGATCTTTTCACGTCTAAATTTAAGCGTATCATCGGCATTTAGGTTGCTCGCATCATCGCCGCCAAGCATATATACGCCGCTACTTGGAGTATCCATTAGAGAAAGGATATTTACAAGCGTACTCTTACCACTACCGCTTGGTCCCATGACGCTGACCCACTCGCCCTTTTTAACCTCAAAACTTATATCATCAAGTGCTTTTACATCGCCAAAAATTTTACAAATATTTTTAAGTTCTAGTGCATTTTGCATATCATTCTCCTCTTAGTGTATCTGCCATTTTGTTATTAAGTGCCCGCTTAATCGGGTAAAACGCTGCGATCGCTGCAAAAAGAAGTGATATGACCACAGCTACTGGGATGCTTAGAATTCTAAAATCAATACTAGAATCAAATATCGCATAACCTAAAATTTGAGCTAGTAGATAACCTAAAAACGCTCCAACTAACGCTGAAATGAGCGCTGTCACAAATGTTTCAAAGCCAAATAGTCTTAGCACGTCTTTTTTGCTCGCGCCTATGGCTCTAAGAAGTGCGATCTCCTTTGAGCGAGAAAGCAAGATAGCACTAAGTGTTGTATTTACGCACATTGAAGTAATGAGTAAGATGACAAGGCTGACAAGCGCCATTAGAAGTTTGATCTTTTCTAAGATGTAGCCCTCAGACTTTGAGACCTTTGCCACTGGTTTTGCGACTATTTCATCGTTGCTTATAGTTTTTGCAAGCGATGTTATCTCGTCAAAATTTCCAAGCACAACAGCTTCTGCATAGTTTATCTTGCCAACTTTGTTTGAAATTTTTTGAGCCAAAGATAGCGACGTGATCAAAAGAGCGTCCTCTTTATCGCCACTTGCCACTACACCTTTTATCTTTACATTTATGCTCTCGTTTGAGCCAATGGCACGAATTTCTATATCATCGCCTGCTTTAAAGCCAGCTTGACGAGCAAGATCGACGCCTATTAGAACGTTTTTATCGTCAAAATCGACATTTATCATAGTTCCATCTCTAACATCCAAAAACGGCTTAACCTTTTTTAGATTGCTAAATTTTGTCCCCATGACGATGGCGTTTGTTGGGCCGATATTTGCCTGAGCAAAGAGATAACCGCTCTCGCCTAAAAGCTTATCTTTTGGCACTTTAGCGATCATTTCATTATAAGTTTTTTCACTCATATCATCACTTGTCGCCATATCTTTTGGAGCAAAGATCATATTTGCACCATAAGTTTTTAGCTCGCGTGAGACCTTTGAGTCGATGTCCAAATAGACATTGACAAATGCCGCGCACACGCACGCTCCAAGTAAGATCGAGATGACGATGACCATAACCCTTGATGAGCCATTTTTTAGGCTTTTGTAGATCAGGTTGTAAAAGAATTTGCTATTTGCGGTCATATAGCACCTCCGCAGGTAGTAAATTTATGACGTTTCTCATTGGCATTAGCGAGCCAACGACTGAGATGAGCAAGGCAAATGCCACGCTAATTGGCAGCACGATCCATGCTATGCCTATGCCGTGAGAGAAGATGATGTAAGACATCACGTAGCTTAGCGCGTATCCTAAAAATGCTCCCGTGATGCCTGCAAAAAAGGCAACCACAAGGCTCTCGCTAGCAAAAAGGGCGTAAATTTCAAAGTTACTTGCGCCTATGGCTTTTAAAAGGCCGATCTCCTTTTTGCGGCGGTAAATTTCACTTGTCATTAGCGACGTTATGCCAATAGCTGAGACCACAAGGGCGATGATACTAACGATACCCATTAGGCTTTGAATTTTCTTTACGATATTACTCTCAGCGTCGCTTACTTGAAGGCTTGCTTTTGCGCTAACGTTTGGTAAATTTTCTTCTATCTGAAATGCGATAGATCCTGCATAGGCCGAGCAGTACCATTTATCGTACTCTGCGCTATCAAGGTTGTCTAAATTTCTTCTTGCCTTTAGCGATAGGTCATTTTCTGGGATCGTCATAGCTGAGACTTCAGCCTTTGTGTATGAGCCAGCGTGACCTGAGAGATCACCAGCAAGTTTGAGCGAGCCTATTAGCTTATGTGTCTCGTCGCTTGCCCCTTTTAAGATGCCAACCACGCTAACCTCTTTTGTGCCGTTTTTGCCCACAAGGCTAAGCTTGTCGCCGACTTTTAAATTTTTAGCCTTTGCAAGCTCATCTCCTACTAAAATTTCATCCATGCTTTCATCTTTTGGCCAAGCGCCCTCAACACCCCAAAATCCATACAAGCTCTTAACGCCTGTGCTAAATTCTGGCTCGTCTTTTAGTCCGATATTTTTATCAAAATATGTCCCCTCAAAGCTAAACTCATCGCCCTTAGCGTCTTTTACCTTTGCCTCTAAAAATGGAGCAAAAGCGACGATGTTATTTCGCCAAAAGATCTCTTTTATCTTGTAGATATCAGCCTCTGGGAGTAAATTTTGTGATTTTAGTGGGGTGAAATTTTTACCCTCGATCTCGATGCTCAGGCTCTCACCGCGTGGCAAAACGACGATATTTGAGCCATATCCTCTAAGCTCGCTTGCCACTTGATCGCCGATTTTTAGCGTGATATTTAGCATGCAAGCTATCAAAAGAGCAGCTAGTAAGATGGTGATAAACGCCATCGTCTTTTGCACCTTTGAGCCAGTGATCGAGCTTTTTATCATTCTTAGTTGCATATTTTTCATTTTAACGTTCCATTTGTTTCTACATATTTTTCTGGATTTGCTTCAAATTTCGCCTGAGTTTCGTTGCTCTCAAAGAAGTATGTGCGTCCGTAGTATAAATATGATCTTGAATCAAGATTGCTCACCTTTTTGCGACTAACTGGGTCAAGCACCATCTTTTCGACGACCTTGCTAAAGTAGTTTGCCCCTGCGACGATCGTTTTATAATCAACTATGATATTTTTACCATCAAAGGTAAATGCCATAGGGATCGGGTTACAACCGCCCTCTTTACCAACTGACGGCAAGAAAATTCTGACATTACAAGAGATGCAGATAAGGTCGTTTCCTTTCTTGATATAGCCCATGTCGCCGCAGATCATGCACGAGTCAAAGACGATGACTGGAGATGGGCGGTCACTAAAACGGTTTAGCAAGAAAAATCTTATCTGTTTGCCCTCATCTGTGATGTAGGCAAATCTGTGAAGTTCATTATCTTTTAACATATCAACATCAAATATAAATTTATCTCCCACTGGCTCAACCAAGATCGGCTCTGAAATTTGAGGTGGGCGAGATGCGTAAAGATCAAAATAAAGTGAAAATCCAAGCGCTATTAAAACGCTACAAAATGCAAATTTTGCATTGTCAAAGACATTTTCCCTAATAGCTTTTGTAAAGCGGTATTTGATAGAGCCAAACGTGCTCTTATCGATACTTTTTGGCATAAAGCAAAGCGCGATGATACATAAAAGTAGGATCACTACTATGTAAAAATAGGCACTAAATTCTGTGACGTAGATGCCTTTTGCGCTGATAGATAAAATTTGAGAATTTAGCTCGCTACTTATCTTTAAAGCGCCTGCACGCAAAAGCTCAAGTGCAGTTTGTGAGCTTCTATCAACTAGTAAAAATACTAATGTGATAAGAGCTAAAATTTTAGCTATTGATGATGGTATGCTTGCTTTTAAATTTGAAATGAAGAAAAATAAAAATAGTATCAAGATCATCGCAAAGATCATCAAAAAGAAGCTTATGACTGAAAGCGTGTCAAGCAGTTCGCCACCAAATAACGGGAACAAAGCGCTACTTGAGCTATAGCCAAAGCCAAAGCCGATGCCTAAAATAGAAAACGTTACGATTTTTGCTATCTTAAGCTCGAAAAATATCCATAAAATGCTAATTAGTAAAAAAACTAGTGTCACAGAATCTATGAAAATTTTAAACTGATCATCAACAAGCGCATGACGAGCAGCTTTAAAGATAAGCACACCAGCAACAACGCCAAGAAATGACGGTAAAAAGATCGTTTTTAAACTTTTGCCATTGTTATTTAAGGCAGCAAAAAGCGTAAATCCAAGGAGGGCTAAAAAGACCTGATAGAAGTAAATTGACATAACTAAACCCTATGAGAATTTTTAAAAAGGGGCGAGAACGCCCCAAAGTGATTATTTAACAGGACCACCTGTCCATTGAAATTTATAAGTTGTTGTGAAAGGCTCAAACCATTTACCAACACCAGTCTCTTTGTCAGCGTGGCGACCAAAGCCTTGTTTTTCTGGATTGTCGATGTGGAATTTAAGCTCATAGTTACCAACGCCTGTATCCATTTTTACGTTAGCACCGTAGTGTGGGCCATCGCTTGCAACCATTGGCATAAATGTACCTTTTTTAGTTTTACCATTATCAAGGTTTTTTAGCTCATAGTTGATCTTTAGGTATGGGATCCACTCGCCTTCGCCAAAGCCGTTTTTGTTGCCTTTTACAGCGTGGATGTCAGCTTCTAAGTGAAGATCAGCCAAGCTTGGAGCTAGATCAACGCCTTTTGGCTCCATGTCGATTGGCTCAAGATAAACAGCAGCTATCTCCATACCATTAGCCTCTACAGGCTCGCCGATTGGGTGCTCTCCAGCAAGTGCAAAACCAGCTGCTAGACTAAGTGCTAGAGCTGAACTAAGAATTTTATTCATTTCCTCTCCTTTTAATAAGATTAGTTTTTATTTTGTTTTGATTTCATGATAACGATACCTATAATTAGGGCAAGCACCATAATGATTTGAGGTATTAAACTCTCGTAATATGGCATAAGTCCTAGCCAGTCTCTCATCCAGTCAGGAAAATTTAGTCCTTTTATGATAGTTGGGATGAAAATTTTGCCCTCAACTAGCTCGCCAACGCCCTTGCCAACAAAGACGATCGACATGTAAAAGATGATAGCTGATGTAAATATAAAAAATGGCTTAATAGGAATTTTAATAGCGAAAATTTTAAATAAGAAATAGACTATCAAAAGAACGATAAGACCTACAACAAAGCCAGCTGCGATCATTAAGTAGCCAGCTGAGTCTTTTGCATCAAAGATAAGCGCTTGATAAAATAGCACTGTCTCAGCGCCCTCTCTAAATACCGCTAAAAATACAGTCCACCAAAGCGCTGTGCTTGAGCCACTTGAGATAGACTCAGATACGTGAGATTTGATATAGTCGTTCCATTTTTTAGCGCCAGCATTTGAAAGAAGCCAGAAGCCAACATAAAATAGAAGTCCCACAGCAACAAGCATCGTGATGCCTTCCATAAGCTCTCTTTTTTGACCTGCTGCCTCGCCAAAGATGACGTTCATTATCCAAGCCATGACAAAGCTTAAGATGACAGCTACGCCAACTGAGCTATATACAACCTTGCCCATAGCTTTTGCATTGCCAGTTTTTACAAGATATGCAACGACGGCTGCAACGATAATAAGAGCTTCAAAACCCTCTCTTAAGATGATAGTTAGCGCCCAGATAAATAGCGTCCAAGGTGAGCTTGAACCGCTAGTTTTCTCAAGTGCAGCTGCTAGCTGAGATGACATCTTGCTTGCACTCTCTTCAAGTGTTTTTTCGTCTGCACCTGATTTCATAAGGGCTACAAGGTTACCAAATGTAGCTTCGATAGCTGTTTTTAAATTTACATCTATCGCACCTACTTTGTTCTCCATACCGCTACCTTCAAACTCATCAAAGTAGATGTCTTGGATATCGCCCATAGCTTTAGCGCTATTGCCACCTTTGTAAAGCGCGATGGCTGCTTGAATTTTGTCATTTATGTTTTTAACAGTTTGAGTGTAGTCTGTGCCACTATCTTCGCTGCTATCGCTAGATGCTGCACTACTCATATCAACTTTTGCTAGTTTTACTGTTTCAGCTGGAAGTTTTGCAACGGCATCATAAGCTAACTTTTTGATCTCTTCTAGCTTTACTTTAAAGTCATCTTTGCTTATGCCATTTGTGATGCCACTGATCGCTTCACCCATCTTTCTTTGGATGTCAGCATCTATGCTTTTGCCATTTTCTATATATTGACGAACAGCGATTTCAAGTTGAGTATTTCTATAATCATTAAATTTAGCATCTTGGATAGAATTTTTAGCATCATCTTGTTTATCGCCCTCGTAGCTTGCTATAGCTTTATCAAGAGTTGCTGATAAATTTTCAAATGCTACCTTCCACTCAGGGATAAATTTAGAAGTGTCATAGCCACTTGCAGCAGCTTGTACTGGGCTATCTGAGTACTCACCAACAAGCTTATGTCCATTTAAAATAACTGGCAAAACTTCAGCGATTTCGCTATTTATCTGATCTATTCTTTTTTGCACATCATCTGGTGCTTCGCCAGCTTTTATCGCCTTTCTGATCTCGCCAAACTGCTTCTCCATAGAGTAAGCTTTTTTCTGACCTAAATTTATTCTGATGCCAGCTTCGACATCTTCAAACAGACCAAAATAAGCATTTTGAGTATCGCTAACTGCTTGCTCGACGTTGCCAGCTCTATACTCTGTTATTACTTTTTGTAATGACTCTTTTATCTGAGCTGCGACTTGTGTGTAGTCGTCATTTTTTGCTACAAGCCAGATAGGCAGTAGCATGATAAGCATAAATTTAAAAAATTTATTCATTAATTAAACCACCTGTGAGATTATTTTAAAGTGAAATATTACCAATGCTTTACTTTGATTAAAATAAAAACGATTATCATAAAAGAATGTAAATTGAAAGTATAAATAATATTTTTTACAAATAAATAATTAAATTTACGTAAATTTAGGGCTTTAGAAGATTATATCAAAATTTCATATCGAGATAAAAAAGTTATATATTTTTGATAATTTCAATAGATAAGAAAAATTATTGATGAAATTTTAGATTATAAAAATCATAAAAATAATTTAAATTTTATAAATTTAAAAGGAGAGCAAGCGCCCTCCTTAGTGTTATTATACGTTTAGTCCTGTATTTCTTAGCATAACGCGTTTGCGATATACATTTGAAACCTCAGCAGCATCGCCAACTAAAAGCGCGTTTGTAGAACAGATAGCCGCACACATAGGCACTTTGCCCTCAGCCATTCTGTTTTGACCGTAAAGCTCTCTCTCCTCGTGTGAGTTAGTTGGCTCTGGACCGCCTGCGCACATAGTGCATTTATCCATTACGCCTTTTACGCCAAATGCCCCGTCTTTAGGGAACTGCGGCGCACCAAATGGACAAGCATATAAGCAGTATCCACAGCCTATGCACTTGTGTTTATCATGAAGCACGATGCCATCAGCTCTAATGTAGAAGCAATCAACTGGACAAACTTGCTCGCAAGGTGCGTCAGTGCAGTGCTGGCATGCGATAGTAGTTGAGACCTCTTTGCCCTCGATACCATCGTGAAGCGTGATAACTTTTCTTCTATAAATTCCTACTGGAAGCTCGTGAGCAGAAGAGCAAGCGACTTGACATCCATAGCAGCTGATACATCTATTAGTATCTACAAAAAATTTCATTCTTGCCATTTTTCTCTCCTTACTCTTTACCTAAGGCGTCTCTTTCGCCATACTCGTGATAAAACGATGTTTTAAAGGCATTCTCCTCAGCTTTTTCTATGCGGCAAAGACCTGCGTTAAATTCTGAAATTTGAGTAACAGGGTCAAATCCGTAGTTAGTAACTGTGTTAAAGCTCTCGCCGATAACATAAGGCTTAGTGCCCTCTGGGTAGCGAGCTGAGAGATCGACACCTTGCATAACACCAGCGAAGTTGTAAGGCATACAAATTCTATCTGGAGTGACCATATAGCTGTGGTAGCATCTTACTTTGATCTTCGTGCCTTGCGGGCTGTGGATCCACATCATATCTCGATCTTTTATGCCGTATTTTAAAGCAAGCTCAGGGTGAACGTTAGCAAACATCTCAGGTGTGATAGCTGAGAGGTATTTACTTGTTCTTTCTATCATTCCCGCACCACTTAAATTTACGACGCGTTGCGTGCTAAATACGATAGGAAACTCTTTTGACCAGTCTTTTGCTTGTTGCTCTGACTTAAATTTAGTAGAAACACGGAAATTTCTAGCTTGATCATCAAATGTCGGATACTTTTGGACAAGATCCCAGCGTGGTGAGTGGATAGGCTCTCTATGTTTTGGGATAGGATCAAGAAATTCCCAAACGATAGCTCTAGCCCTTGCGTTACCATACGGCACGACCCCTTTTTCACGGCATTTTTCTAAGATGATACCGCTGTAATCCATGCTCCAGCTTGGTCCGATCTTAGCTTTCTCTTCTTCTGTTAGAGTGATGCCTAGGACTTTTTCTATATTATCTTTTGTGATTTGTGGGTAGCCACCTTTTATAGCTGAGCCAACAAGCGTGCTCTCTTCGCTAGCTAGCTGACTAACACCGTTATGCTCTAGACCAAAGCGGTTTCTAAAGCCAGAGCCACCCTCTGCATAAGGCTTACTCATATCATAAAGTATCGGCGTGCCAGGGTGTTTTTCATCCCATGCTGGCCATGGCTTGCCGTAATACTCGCCTTTTACCTCGCCGCCAAGACCTATTAGCGTATCTGGGTCAAATTTATCCCAGTTTGCTTGGTGACGTCTAAACATCTCAGCAGTTCTGCCGCCATAACCGATAGAATTTCCAACCCTTGCTATCTCATTTGTCGCATCATCTGGCCATACAAAGTCATCTTTTACTTGTTTTAGCTCTCTATCTACGACAGCCATCTTCATGCCTTTTACGTACTCATCATAAAAGCCAAATTTCTTAGCAAATGCAAACATAACTTCGTGATCGCCCTTGCTCTCATAAAGTGGATCAACGACTTTTGTTCTCCACTGACCTGAGCGGTTTGTAGCGTTTAGGTGACCTTCGTTTTCAAAGGCAGTTGCCACTGGCAAGATATAAACGCCATCTTTTCTATCTGAAAGGATAGAAATTTCATTTACAAATGGCTCAGCAACTACGATCATATCTAGTTTTGAAGCTGCTTCTTGAATTTTAGCTAGGTGCGCCATAGATGTTAGACCAGTTCCTTGAACCCAAAGAACTCTTAATGCTCCACTGCTAAATGTATTTTCCTCTTTTAAGACGCCTTGCCACCATTTTGAAAGTGACCAGCCTTTTTCATTTCTCCAGTTTCTATCCTCTGGATTTTTAGGATCGTGGTAGTAATACTCTTCAAAAACAGTGTTTTTAACTGGTGTGCCGCCTTGTTTTGGCTCTTTAGTTGAGACTGCAAAGCGTTTGATAAACTCATCATAATCAACGCCCCAGCCTTGGCAGTAGTACTTCCAAGCTGCGTCAGTTAGTCCGTAATACATCGGCAAGCTATCTGAGAGGTTACACATATCGGTTGAACCTTGAACGTTGTCGTGACCACGGATGATGTTACAGCCGCCACCTGGTTTGCCCATGTTGCCTAGGATTAGTTGAAGGATAGGTAAAATTCTCGTATTTGAGCTACCAACTGAGTGCTGAGTGATACCAAGCGCCCAGATCACCGTGCCTGGCTTTGTATGAGCTAGGATATTTGCAGCCTCTATCAGCTTATCAACTGGCACGCCTGTAACGTCAGATGTGACCTCTGGTGTCCAGTGCTCAGCCTCTTTTGCTATCTCGTCGATACCATAAGTTCTATTTTTTATAAATTCTTTATCTTCCCAGCCATTTTTTAAGATGATGTGGATAAGGCCATAAACAAGTGCTATATCAGTGCCTGATCTTTGTCTTAGATAAAGGTCAGCGTGTGCGGCTGATTTTGTAAAATTTGGATCAGCTACGATCACTTTTGCGTTGTTTCTATCTTTTGCTTGCAAAGTGTGCTTCATGCCGCCAACTGGGTTTGCCACAGCTGGATTTGCACCTATTATAAATATACATTTTGAATTTGCAGCCATATCTCCAAAGTGGTTTGTCATCGCGCCATAACCCCAAGTATTCGCCACACCGGCGACTGTTGCGCTATGTCAAATTCTTGCTACGTGGTCGTTGCTGTTTGTGCCCCAAAACGCAGCAAATTTTCTAAAGTAATATGCTTGCTCGTTGTTAAATTTCGCAGATCCTAAGAATATAACGCTATCAGGACCATCTTCTTTGCGGATCTGAAGCATCTTATCGCCGATCTCATTTACAGCTTGATCCCATGAAATTCTCTGCCATTTGCCATCAACCTTTTTCATAGGATATTTGATGCGTTGTTTGCTGTGTGTAAGGTCGATCTGATCGATACCTTTTGAGCAGTGTGAGCCTTGAGATATCGGGTGAAACATCGCCATATCTTGACGAACCCAAACACCATCTTGTACCTCAGCCTCGATACCACAGCCTGCTGAGCATATAGAACAAATAGTTCTAACCTTTTTTGAGCCAGGGAAAGGATCTTTTATCTCCTCTGCGCTAGCGTGTCTTATCGTATCATTTTGTCCAAAAGCCATTGTGGTGCCAGCACCTAGTGCGGCTAGCTTTAAAAATGAACGTCTTCCTATACGTGCATCACTCATGGTTTTCTCCCTTAGTATGCGATTTTATAGTAGGTTTCCCAGTTTTTGCTTTTTTTATAAAGCACCTCTTTTTTGTTTGACTTGCCTACGACAACGCCATTGTCATCAGGAGCCAAGTCATCACTAGTCACTTTCGCTACGGCTGAGACTGCGAGTACTCCGCCGGCAGCACCGACTTTTAGAGATTTTTTGAGAAAATCTCTTCTTGATCCTTGCATTTTTTCTCCTTATGCCTCAAAAATTTTTGAGAAATTTGGTTCAATAATATGTAAAATTTGCATATTTAGAATTTCTAAAATATCGCAAATAGCCTATTTAAGGGCATTTTAGCGCCCTAAAGTTAAACTATGTAAATTTAGCATATTTCTAAGTTAAGCAAAGTAAATATAAAAGTTTAATTAAGAATGTTAAGTATTTATTAAAAATATAGTTAAATATACTTTAAATTTATAAAATTTATTTGTAGTAGAAATTCTAGGGAGAGCTCCCTAGAAAATGTTATTTTAGATCGCTTTTATTTACGATAAATGGCACTGATCTAACGCCAGCTGCAAAGTATTTTTTGCGCAGATTGTCGATCTTTGCGACATCATCTTTGCTAACGCTCTTATCATCTACATTGTAGTCTTCAGCGTAGTATTTTCTTAAAATTTTAACCTTATCACTGTCACTCTTAGCAGATTTTGCATCTTTGTAGATTAGTGAGCTTTTTTGAAGTGATGAGATGTCATGCACTGGAGTTAGGACGATCTCAACGTTGCTATCTTTTAGTGTTGTCTCGATCTTTGCTAGCTCAGCTCTGCAGTATGGGCACTCTGGGTCTGAAAACATTATGATAGTTGGCTTTTTAGGGTCGCTACCAAGAACGATGATGTTTGCCTTGTCTTCATCTTTATAAATTTTAGAAATTCCCTTTGCGATGACCTCTTTTTTCACTTCAGCTAGGTATGATTTTTGCTCTTTTAGATCGATCACGTCTGGGAAGATGAAGTCACCTTTTGTAAAAACAATCTCATCTTGTGAGTTGCCATCTTTGCTTAGTTTTACCACGACAGCTTCGATATCGCCTGCCACTTTGTGACGATCGGCTACCTTTACTTTTACGCTGCTATCAACCATTTGAGAGTAGAAGTCCTCTATT
Above is a window of Campylobacter concisus DNA encoding:
- a CDS encoding TlpA family protein disulfide reductase produces the protein MRYKFLLLCLVSALVLGCVKQYEKHHITLNDSSGIDTQFFPTEKRLKIGDKPYMLFFFGTDCGVCKAAIPDLNALEKEYGKEVQFIGILGPSKGFDKDIEILKEHNITFKTTSDKVSVDYFSKAVGGVMGVPVIYFFDKDGKMRSKFIGLTPKSVLEGAIRSLL
- a CDS encoding ABC transporter ATP-binding protein, which codes for MQNALELKNICKIFGDVKALDDISFEVKKGEWVSVMGPSGSGKSTLVNILSLMDTPSSGVYMLGGDDASNLNADDTLKFRREKIGLVFQQFHLVPYLSALENVMIAQYYHSSVDEEDAKKALEAVGLSHRLTHRPSQLSGGEQQRLCIARSLINDPEILIADEPTGNLDEANERIILDLFCKLRKEGKTILLVTHNPDLGEYGDKIVYLRHGKLENIRTIENPKVPNAI
- a CDS encoding ABC transporter permease, producing the protein MTANSKFFYNLIYKSLKNGSSRVMVIVISILLGACVCAAFVNVYLDIDSKVSRELKTYGANMIFAPKDMATSDDMSEKTYNEMIAKVPKDKLLGESGYLFAQANIGPTNAIVMGTKFSNLKKVKPFLDVRDGTMINVDFDDKNVLIGVDLARQAGFKAGDDIEIRAIGSNESINVKIKGVVASGDKEDALLITSLSLAQKISNKVGKINYAEAVVLGNFDEITSLAKTISNDEIVAKPVAKVSKSEGYILEKIKLLMALVSLVILLITSMCVNTTLSAILLSRSKEIALLRAIGASKKDVLRLFGFETFVTALISALVGAFLGYLLAQILGYAIFDSSIDFRILSIPVAVVISLLFAAIAAFYPIKRALNNKMADTLRGE
- a CDS encoding ABC transporter permease produces the protein MKNMQLRMIKSSITGSKVQKTMAFITILLAALLIACMLNITLKIGDQVASELRGYGSNIVVLPRGESLSIEIEGKNFTPLKSQNLLPEADIYKIKEIFWRNNIVAFAPFLEAKVKDAKGDEFSFEGTYFDKNIGLKDEPEFSTGVKSLYGFWGVEGAWPKDESMDEILVGDELAKAKNLKVGDKLSLVGKNGTKEVSVVGILKGASDETHKLIGSLKLAGDLSGHAGSYTKAEVSAMTIPENDLSLKARRNLDNLDSAEYDKWYCSAYAGSIAFQIEENLPNVSAKASLQVSDAESNIVKKIQSLMGIVSIIALVVSAIGITSLMTSEIYRRKKEIGLLKAIGASNFEIYALFASESLVVAFFAGITGAFLGYALSYVMSYIIFSHGIGIAWIVLPISVAFALLISVVGSLMPMRNVINLLPAEVLYDRK
- a CDS encoding Fe-S-containing protein, translating into MSIYFYQVFLALLGFTLFAALNNNGKSLKTIFLPSFLGVVAGVLIFKAARHALVDDQFKIFIDSVTLVFLLISILWIFFELKIAKIVTFSILGIGFGFGYSSSSALFPLFGGELLDTLSVISFFLMIFAMILILFLFFFISNLKASIPSSIAKILALITLVFLLVDRSSQTALELLRAGALKISSELNSQILSISAKGIYVTEFSAYFYIVVILLLCIIALCFMPKSIDKSTFGSIKYRFTKAIRENVFDNAKFAFCSVLIALGFSLYFDLYASRPPQISEPILVEPVGDKFIFDVDMLKDNELHRFAYITDEGKQIRFFLLNRFSDRPSPVIVFDSCMICGDMGYIKKGNDLICISCNVRIFLPSVGKEGGCNPIPMAFTFDGKNIIVDYKTIVAGANYFSKVVEKMVLDPVSRKKVSNLDSRSYLYYGRTYFFESNETQAKFEANPEKYVETNGTLK
- a CDS encoding iron transporter; the protein is MNKILSSALALSLAAGFALAGEHPIGEPVEANGMEIAAVYLEPIDMEPKGVDLAPSLADLHLEADIHAVKGNKNGFGEGEWIPYLKINYELKNLDNGKTKKGTFMPMVASDGPHYGANVKMDTGVGNYELKFHIDNPEKQGFGRHADKETGVGKWFEPFTTTYKFQWTGGPVK
- a CDS encoding FTR1 family protein, with amino-acid sequence MNKFFKFMLIMLLPIWLVAKNDDYTQVAAQIKESLQKVITEYRAGNVEQAVSDTQNAYFGLFEDVEAGIRINLGQKKAYSMEKQFGEIRKAIKAGEAPDDVQKRIDQINSEIAEVLPVILNGHKLVGEYSDSPVQAAASGYDTSKFIPEWKVAFENLSATLDKAIASYEGDKQDDAKNSIQDAKFNDYRNTQLEIAVRQYIENGKSIDADIQRKMGEAISGITNGISKDDFKVKLEEIKKLAYDAVAKLPAETVKLAKVDMSSAASSDSSEDSGTDYTQTVKNINDKIQAAIALYKGGNSAKAMGDIQDIYFDEFEGSGMENKVGAIDVNLKTAIEATFGNLVALMKSGADEKTLEESASKMSSQLAAALEKTSGSSSPWTLFIWALTIILREGFEALIIVAAVVAYLVKTGNAKAMGKVVYSSVGVAVILSFVMAWIMNVIFGEAAGQKRELMEGITMLVAVGLLFYVGFWLLSNAGAKKWNDYIKSHVSESISSGSSTALWWTVFLAVFREGAETVLFYQALIFDAKDSAGYLMIAAGFVVGLIVLLIVYFLFKIFAIKIPIKPFFIFTSAIIFYMSIVFVGKGVGELVEGKIFIPTIIKGLNFPDWMRDWLGLMPYYESLIPQIIMVLALIIGIVIMKSKQNKN
- the fdh3B gene encoding formate dehydrogenase FDH3 subunit beta, which produces MARMKFFVDTNRCISCYGCQVACSSAHELPVGIYRRKVITLHDGIEGKEVSTTIACQHCTDAPCEQVCPVDCFYIRADGIVLHDKHKCIGCGYCLYACPFGAPQFPKDGAFGVKGVMDKCTMCAGGPEPTNSHEERELYGQNRMAEGKVPMCAAICSTNALLVGDAAEVSNVYRKRVMLRNTGLNV